A single window of bacterium DNA harbors:
- a CDS encoding D-2-hydroxyacid dehydrogenase → MDPKRLCIQGAESDFPASIRSFITTQNTEFVMKILITDGISEAGAKMLQDAGHEVVQQKLDPDQLLQQIGEYEAILVRSATKVRQDVIDAGSKLKVIGRGGVGLDNIDVAYAKEKGIAVVNTPGASSISVAELAVAHMFAVSRFLPASNIEMRNGEWPKKAFSKGMELTGKTLGLIGFGNIGRETAKRALGLGMNVVAYDPFVKETDMDVTLMSKDDLLAAADYISLHIPFIKEEGPTITAAEFAKMKDGVVLVNCARGGVVAESDLLEALNSGKVRAAGIDVYENEPVTDAQTALINHANVSVTPHIGASTVEGQARVGIEIAERVIDALKS, encoded by the coding sequence ATGGACCCGAAACGCCTCTGCATACAGGGTGCGGAGTCCGATTTCCCGGCTTCAATTCGATCCTTTATCACAACGCAGAATACGGAGTTCGTTATGAAGATCCTGATCACTGACGGAATATCCGAAGCCGGAGCCAAAATGCTCCAGGATGCCGGACATGAGGTCGTCCAGCAAAAACTCGATCCCGATCAGCTGTTGCAGCAGATCGGTGAATATGAAGCCATCCTCGTCCGTTCCGCCACCAAGGTGCGTCAGGATGTCATTGACGCCGGAAGCAAGCTGAAAGTCATCGGCCGTGGCGGTGTGGGGCTCGACAATATCGACGTTGCCTACGCCAAAGAGAAAGGCATTGCCGTCGTAAACACGCCGGGCGCATCTTCAATTTCCGTCGCCGAGCTGGCTGTCGCCCACATGTTCGCTGTCAGCCGCTTCCTGCCTGCCAGCAATATCGAAATGCGCAACGGCGAATGGCCGAAGAAGGCCTTCAGCAAAGGCATGGAACTGACGGGCAAGACTCTCGGACTCATCGGTTTCGGCAATATCGGCCGCGAAACCGCGAAACGCGCCCTGGGACTGGGGATGAATGTCGTCGCGTATGATCCTTTTGTAAAGGAAACCGATATGGACGTGACCCTGATGAGCAAAGACGATCTGCTCGCAGCAGCTGATTACATCAGCCTCCATATCCCCTTCATCAAGGAAGAGGGGCCGACCATTACCGCCGCTGAATTCGCAAAAATGAAGGATGGTGTCGTGCTGGTCAACTGCGCGCGTGGCGGCGTCGTTGCGGAAAGCGACCTGCTCGAAGCCCTCAACAGCGGCAAGGTCCGCGCTGCGGGAATCGACGTCTACGAAAACGAACCGGTGACGGACGCACAGACCGCACTCATCAACCATGCAAACGTCTCCGTGACTCCGCATATCGGCGCCTCCACCGTTGAGGGACAGGCCCGTGTCGGCATTGAAATCGCCGAACGTGTCATCGATGCATTGAAATCATAA
- a CDS encoding DUF1015 family protein, whose protein sequence is MATLRPFKAYRPKPELAAEVAAKPYDVLNSDEAREEVKGHPLSFLHIGKPEVDLDPSLDIHDAAVYEKGRENLQKLISDEVLVEDAAPSLYLYAQTMGEHTQYGLVGCAAVEEYWDDTIKKHEYTRKDKEEDRCNHVRVTNAHTGPIFLTYPDNPDVDAIVDGVRAQPPVTDHVAADGIRHQTWVINDADTVARLSSLFETIPNLYVADGHHRSAAAAIVGRERAKANPEHRGDEEYNFFLAVYFPAGQLRIMDYNRVVKDLNGLSEEQFFEKLGTLFTVTPADAQVRPEAKGSFGLYMDSKWYHLRANDELLNTADPVERLDVAILQNKVLSPILGIQDPRTDKRIDFVGGIRGLDELERRVNSGEMKLAISMFPTSIEELMAIADAGKVMPPKSTWFEPKLRDGLFVHFLD, encoded by the coding sequence ATGGCAACGCTTCGACCCTTCAAGGCCTATCGCCCCAAACCCGAACTCGCCGCGGAAGTCGCCGCGAAACCGTATGACGTGCTCAACTCCGACGAAGCCCGTGAGGAAGTCAAGGGACATCCCCTTTCCTTCCTGCATATCGGGAAACCGGAAGTCGATCTCGATCCCTCCCTCGACATCCATGATGCCGCCGTGTATGAAAAAGGCCGAGAGAATCTCCAGAAGCTCATCAGCGACGAGGTCCTCGTCGAGGACGCTGCGCCGAGCCTCTATCTCTACGCCCAGACCATGGGTGAGCATACACAGTACGGACTCGTCGGCTGTGCCGCCGTGGAAGAGTACTGGGACGACACGATCAAGAAACATGAATACACGCGCAAGGATAAGGAAGAGGATCGCTGCAACCACGTCCGCGTGACGAATGCACATACCGGTCCCATCTTCCTCACGTATCCCGACAATCCGGATGTCGATGCGATCGTCGACGGCGTGCGCGCACAGCCTCCCGTCACCGACCACGTCGCGGCGGATGGTATTCGTCACCAGACCTGGGTGATCAACGACGCGGATACGGTCGCACGGCTCTCCTCGCTGTTCGAAACCATTCCCAATCTTTACGTCGCAGACGGACATCACCGTTCCGCTGCCGCGGCGATTGTGGGACGCGAGCGCGCGAAAGCCAATCCCGAGCATCGCGGCGACGAAGAATACAATTTCTTCCTCGCGGTGTACTTCCCCGCAGGTCAGCTCCGTATTATGGATTACAACCGCGTGGTGAAGGATCTCAACGGTCTGTCGGAGGAGCAGTTCTTCGAAAAACTCGGAACACTGTTCACCGTCACTCCCGCCGACGCCCAGGTTCGTCCTGAAGCCAAGGGCAGCTTCGGGCTGTATATGGACAGCAAGTGGTATCACCTGCGGGCCAATGACGAACTGCTCAACACGGCGGATCCCGTCGAACGTCTCGACGTGGCCATCCTCCAGAATAAGGTGCTCAGTCCAATTCTCGGCATCCAGGATCCGCGCACGGACAAACGCATCGATTTCGTGGGGGGCATTCGTGGCCTCGATGAGCTTGAGCGTCGTGTGAACTCAGGCGAAATGAAACTGGCCATTTCCATGTTCCCAACGTCCATCGAAGAACTCATGGCCATCGCGGATGCCGGAAAAGTCATGCCGCCGAAGTCCACCTGGTTTGAGCCCAAACTGCGTGACGGACTGTTTGTCCATTTTCTCGACTGA
- a CDS encoding ferrous iron transporter B produces MTTTHRPHKHLRTEPLPTDPLKPRIVLVGNPNVGKSVVFNYLSGLYVDVSNFPGTTVEVSKASYLNYELFDTPGIYGVSSFNDEERVARDIILNGDIIINIVDAVHLERDLFLTQQLIDMGKRVGVVVNLLDEARRQKIAVDLERLEADLGVPVIGTVAVKNKGLDAVHELVVRAREGSQNRKLHAQLHEALSTVGSQGEALLLLEGDEVIAERHGVPPADISEREAIYIDRRNRVNRILQHAVSDRETGKRLAVMLGRWSVSPWFGFPILAVVLYLVYLFVGVLVAQDLVELTEGRIGKGIVEFHMKSWVAEHAATTVTVDVLDAEGEVAESRSFRFDEGLRGNPALWKEARALPGDRDAEYHFSFDNPWLVIMFGEFGAVSMTLTYLLFLLLPLVLGFYFALSVLEDSGYLPRLATLVDRALRFVGLNGRAVIPLILGFGCVTMATITTRLLGTQREKTIATTILQLAIPCSAQLGVIAALLATAGPLATVIYTAVIFSFLVAVGTVMHRALPGETSPLLIDLPHMRLPQLNNVTKKTLFKTWFFMKEASPWFFIGALVVSVLQVTGALSVIMDALQPLVVDWLQLPREAATAFVMGLVRRDFGAAGLYHLDLSAFQIVAALITITLFVPCVASLMVMLKERGLREGMLIWVGSLVLALFIGGVVSQVLI; encoded by the coding sequence GTGACGACCACACACAGACCGCATAAGCATCTCCGTACGGAACCCCTTCCGACCGATCCTCTTAAACCGCGTATCGTGCTCGTTGGAAATCCGAACGTCGGAAAATCCGTAGTATTCAACTATCTGAGTGGACTCTACGTTGACGTTTCGAATTTTCCGGGTACGACTGTCGAAGTATCCAAAGCCAGCTACCTGAATTATGAGCTTTTCGATACGCCGGGCATTTACGGCGTGTCGTCCTTCAACGACGAGGAGCGCGTCGCCCGCGATATCATCCTCAATGGTGACATTATCATCAATATCGTGGATGCGGTACATCTTGAGCGCGACCTGTTCCTGACGCAGCAGCTCATCGATATGGGAAAGCGTGTCGGCGTGGTCGTGAACCTGCTCGATGAAGCCCGGCGGCAGAAAATCGCCGTTGATCTCGAGCGGCTCGAGGCGGATCTCGGTGTGCCGGTGATCGGAACGGTCGCCGTGAAGAACAAGGGCCTTGACGCCGTGCATGAACTGGTCGTTCGTGCCCGGGAAGGCTCGCAGAACCGCAAGCTGCACGCGCAGTTGCACGAAGCGCTCAGCACGGTCGGCTCGCAGGGCGAGGCGCTGTTGCTTCTCGAAGGCGATGAGGTGATCGCGGAGCGTCATGGCGTGCCGCCTGCTGATATCAGCGAACGCGAGGCCATTTACATTGACAGACGAAATCGTGTCAACAGGATACTGCAACACGCGGTGTCGGATCGCGAAACCGGAAAACGCCTTGCCGTTATGCTGGGACGCTGGTCGGTGAGTCCATGGTTCGGGTTTCCCATTCTTGCCGTGGTGCTGTACCTCGTATACCTGTTTGTAGGTGTACTTGTCGCGCAGGACCTGGTTGAACTTACCGAGGGACGAATTGGAAAAGGCATCGTCGAATTCCACATGAAATCGTGGGTGGCCGAACATGCGGCCACGACAGTGACTGTCGACGTTCTTGACGCGGAAGGAGAAGTGGCGGAGAGCAGGTCTTTCCGTTTTGATGAAGGATTGCGGGGGAACCCGGCACTGTGGAAGGAGGCGCGTGCACTGCCGGGAGATCGGGACGCGGAATATCATTTTTCCTTCGATAATCCCTGGCTCGTCATCATGTTTGGTGAATTCGGAGCAGTGTCGATGACACTGACATATCTGCTGTTCCTGCTTCTGCCGCTTGTACTGGGCTTCTACTTCGCCCTGAGCGTGCTGGAGGACAGCGGGTATCTGCCGCGTCTTGCCACACTGGTGGATCGGGCATTGCGTTTTGTCGGACTCAACGGCCGGGCAGTCATCCCCCTTATCCTGGGTTTTGGCTGCGTGACCATGGCAACCATCACGACGCGCCTGCTCGGGACGCAGCGGGAAAAGACCATCGCCACCACCATCCTTCAGCTCGCCATCCCATGTTCCGCACAGCTCGGTGTGATCGCCGCTTTGCTGGCAACTGCGGGACCTCTTGCGACCGTTATCTACACAGCCGTCATCTTCAGTTTCCTGGTCGCTGTTGGTACGGTCATGCACCGCGCATTGCCCGGCGAGACATCACCCCTTCTCATTGACCTGCCGCATATGCGCTTGCCGCAGCTGAACAACGTCACCAAGAAAACCCTGTTCAAGACCTGGTTTTTCATGAAGGAAGCCAGCCCATGGTTCTTTATCGGCGCGCTCGTCGTAAGTGTGCTGCAGGTTACCGGTGCGCTTTCCGTGATCATGGATGCACTGCAGCCACTGGTGGTTGACTGGCTGCAGCTCCCCCGTGAGGCTGCGACGGCATTCGTCATGGGACTGGTGCGCAGGGACTTTGGCGCCGCCGGACTTTACCACCTCGACCTTTCTGCCTTTCAGATTGTTGCCGCATTGATTACCATTACACTGTTCGTGCCCTGTGTCGCCTCGCTTATGGTGATGCTCAAGGAGCGTGGACTGCGTGAAGGCATGCTCATCTGGGTGGGCAGCCTCGTGCTTGCGCTCTTTATCGGTGGTGTGGTCTCACAGGTACTGATCTGA
- a CDS encoding ferrous iron transport protein A: MTDMKLSALGKGGRARIAQLPAGEMRSRFIRIGLMEGAVVSCLEKLPGGTIVLVFHHQEVALSGELASTIEVSPL; the protein is encoded by the coding sequence ATGACTGACATGAAATTAAGTGCCCTTGGCAAGGGCGGCCGCGCGAGAATCGCACAGCTCCCTGCCGGGGAGATGCGCTCACGTTTTATCCGTATCGGACTCATGGAAGGTGCCGTGGTATCCTGTCTCGAGAAACTCCCCGGGGGAACCATCGTTCTTGTCTTTCACCATCAGGAAGTGGCACTGAGCGGTGAACTCGCCTCGACGATTGAGGTGAGTCCACTCTGA
- a CDS encoding transcriptional repressor: MKKTDPREFFTQYLRRNKYRVTPERFEILDAVLECNGHFDADELFLKMKSLGSKVSRATVYNTLDKLTECGIVSRYRFGERLARYEIMFGNEHHHHVICRSCGTIEEFVDKRVERLARDAARSLNYQFQDAVLHIYGLCEKCRKTKDD, translated from the coding sequence ATGAAAAAGACAGATCCCAGAGAGTTTTTCACACAGTATCTTCGACGCAACAAGTACCGCGTCACACCGGAACGTTTTGAAATTCTGGATGCGGTACTCGAGTGCAACGGTCATTTCGACGCGGATGAGCTCTTTCTCAAAATGAAATCGCTCGGAAGCAAAGTATCCCGTGCCACGGTATACAACACGCTCGACAAGCTGACCGAGTGCGGCATTGTTTCACGTTACCGTTTTGGTGAGCGTCTCGCACGCTACGAGATCATGTTCGGTAACGAGCATCATCATCACGTCATCTGCAGATCCTGCGGTACGATCGAGGAATTCGTGGACAAGCGCGTTGAGCGTCTCGCGAGAGATGCCGCACGTTCGTTGAATTACCAGTTCCAGGATGCCGTCCTTCACATTTACGGACTCTGTGAAAAGTGCAGGAAGACGAAAGATGACTGA
- a CDS encoding DUF2147 domain-containing protein codes for MIRRFFLLILFLMACTADMHAQSNEADGIVGTWLVQDGKAKIKIYNKAGKYHGKIVWLKEPNDARGNPKLDKENPEENLRSKPIMGLVLLHGFEYDEDNVWEDGEIYDPKNGKTYSCELTLSEDGNTLDVRGYIGFSFIGRSQTWTRIDGKK; via the coding sequence ATGATACGCAGATTTTTCCTTCTTATCCTCTTTCTGATGGCATGTACTGCGGACATGCACGCGCAGTCAAATGAAGCGGATGGCATCGTTGGCACCTGGCTGGTGCAGGATGGGAAGGCCAAGATCAAAATTTACAACAAAGCCGGGAAATATCATGGGAAAATCGTCTGGTTGAAAGAACCAAATGATGCCCGGGGAAATCCGAAACTGGACAAGGAAAATCCCGAAGAGAACCTGCGCAGCAAGCCGATCATGGGACTCGTACTGCTCCACGGGTTTGAATACGATGAGGATAATGTCTGGGAGGATGGTGAGATCTATGACCCGAAAAACGGGAAGACCTATTCCTGCGAGCTGACACTTTCCGAAGACGGCAATACACTGGATGTGCGCGGATACATCGGTTTCAGCTTTATCGGCCGCAGCCAGACATGGACGCGCATCGACGGGAAAAAATAG
- a CDS encoding tRNA-dihydrouridine synthase — translation MDHISNIIKGKALLAPMLAVTDIPFRSICRTFGAALTYTEMVSAAGIVNSSSQSYRNAVFPGDEHPVALQLVAADPELARAALRLLQPMQPDLFDINCGCPNERICEAGAGAQLLDDLPRFAAVIEASVRATDIPVTVKVRMKGLQAQTDVRSIVRAAEDSGASFITIHARERNAEYSEAANWEMLSLAASVASIPVVGNGDIFSADDAFRMMEETGVDAVMVARGSLGTPWIFRDINLQQRNTVHEAPPPNNELVSVVRRHLEHLLREFGEVRALPRIRKHVLWYARPYEGFDEIRRDVFQTDTAENIIARAMENFENATPLPADSTLLLERETAFRERVLFWARGVLRAEG, via the coding sequence ATGGACCATATCTCTAATATTATCAAAGGGAAAGCACTGCTGGCGCCGATGCTGGCCGTTACGGATATCCCTTTTCGGTCCATCTGCAGGACGTTCGGAGCTGCGCTTACCTATACCGAGATGGTCAGCGCGGCAGGCATCGTGAACTCCTCTTCGCAGAGCTACCGCAACGCAGTCTTTCCCGGGGATGAACATCCCGTGGCACTGCAACTTGTGGCCGCGGATCCTGAACTTGCCAGAGCCGCGCTGCGGCTGCTGCAGCCGATGCAGCCCGACCTCTTCGACATCAATTGCGGGTGTCCGAACGAACGCATCTGTGAAGCCGGCGCCGGCGCGCAGCTGCTCGATGACCTCCCCCGCTTCGCCGCGGTCATAGAAGCGAGTGTTCGTGCAACGGATATTCCTGTGACAGTGAAAGTACGGATGAAGGGGCTGCAAGCCCAGACCGATGTACGGAGCATCGTCCGCGCCGCCGAAGACAGCGGCGCATCCTTTATCACAATACACGCACGCGAACGCAACGCGGAATACAGCGAAGCGGCGAACTGGGAGATGCTCAGCCTCGCGGCCTCGGTGGCATCCATTCCCGTGGTGGGCAATGGCGATATATTTTCCGCCGATGACGCCTTTCGCATGATGGAGGAAACCGGAGTGGACGCCGTCATGGTGGCGCGCGGAAGCCTGGGCACGCCATGGATCTTTCGCGACATCAACCTGCAGCAGCGCAATACCGTGCACGAGGCTCCACCTCCCAACAACGAGCTGGTCAGCGTCGTGCGCAGGCATCTCGAGCACCTGCTGAGGGAATTCGGCGAGGTACGCGCTCTCCCCCGCATCCGAAAACATGTCCTCTGGTACGCCAGGCCATACGAAGGCTTTGATGAGATCAGGCGCGACGTGTTCCAGACCGATACAGCAGAGAATATCATAGCGCGTGCTATGGAGAATTTTGAAAACGCAACGCCGCTTCCTGCGGACAGCACTCTCCTGCTCGAAAGGGAAACAGCCTTTCGCGAGCGGGTGCTGTTCTGGGCACGTGGCGTTCTCCGTGCGGAAGGGTAA
- a CDS encoding ATP-binding cassette domain-containing protein, with product MLQVSHLHKEFSSVTAVDDVSFEVRPGQIFGLIGPNGAGKSTTIRMIMDIIQPDRGQVLLDGTVMREEMKNMVGYLPEERGLYRKNKLLNVISYFGSLKGMSQAEAREAARPMLEHFSLLPYEKRNVEELSKGNQQKVQFIISILHQPRLLVLDELFAGLDPVNQELMKEALLKLREENRAIIFSTHQMEQAEKLCDELLMINHGTTVLHGTPAEIKRVHGRNAVHVEYTGDAGVLQQLDGVRITDRARNYAELELDEGVRTNDIISALLPHADIHRIARIEPSLHAIFLQVAAQQDDPVRPASDTHVPPPPRLKTKEPRVRRQFLNMLIFLTVAVVIMLDFRNGFEPMKGVFVLLAVAAAGYSFIRFQRFKKEAEQGGNGDRQEDGK from the coding sequence ATGCTTCAGGTATCGCATCTCCACAAGGAATTTTCAAGCGTCACCGCTGTGGATGACGTGTCGTTTGAGGTCCGCCCGGGACAGATATTCGGTCTTATCGGACCGAACGGTGCAGGGAAATCTACGACGATTCGCATGATCATGGATATTATTCAGCCTGACCGCGGCCAGGTGCTTCTCGACGGTACGGTGATGCGTGAAGAGATGAAAAACATGGTCGGCTATCTGCCGGAGGAGCGGGGGCTGTACCGGAAAAACAAACTTCTCAATGTCATTTCGTACTTCGGTTCCCTCAAGGGGATGTCGCAGGCTGAAGCACGCGAAGCGGCGCGTCCCATGCTCGAGCATTTCTCCCTGCTTCCATACGAAAAACGCAACGTCGAGGAACTGTCGAAAGGCAATCAACAGAAAGTGCAGTTCATCATATCCATCCTGCATCAGCCCCGCCTGCTCGTGCTCGATGAGCTGTTTGCGGGTCTCGACCCGGTCAACCAGGAGCTGATGAAAGAGGCCCTGCTGAAGCTTCGTGAGGAAAATCGCGCCATCATTTTCTCCACGCATCAGATGGAACAGGCGGAGAAGCTCTGCGACGAACTGCTGATGATCAATCATGGCACCACAGTGCTTCATGGAACCCCTGCCGAGATCAAGCGCGTGCATGGAAGGAATGCCGTCCATGTTGAATACACCGGTGACGCCGGCGTCCTCCAGCAGCTCGACGGTGTACGTATTACGGATCGCGCACGCAATTACGCTGAACTGGAACTCGACGAAGGCGTGCGCACGAACGACATCATCAGCGCTCTCCTCCCGCATGCGGATATTCACCGCATCGCCCGCATCGAGCCTTCGCTTCACGCAATATTTCTGCAGGTGGCAGCGCAGCAGGATGACCCGGTCCGGCCCGCGTCCGATACTCATGTCCCCCCTCCTCCGCGACTGAAAACAAAGGAGCCCCGTGTGCGCAGACAGTTTTTAAACATGCTGATTTTCCTCACCGTCGCCGTCGTTATCATGCTCGATTTTCGCAATGGCTTCGAGCCGATGAAAGGGGTGTTCGTGCTCCTTGCTGTCGCCGCCGCCGGTTACTCCTTCATCCGTTTCCAGAGATTCAAAAAGGAAGCTGAGCAGGGGGGCAATGGAGACCGACAGGAGGATGGGAAATGA